The Denticeps clupeoides chromosome 4, fDenClu1.1, whole genome shotgun sequence genome segment AGAAGAGGACCTCATGAAAATACCTCTTTCTATTGAGGTCTTTCGCATGCCTCCATTGTCCCAATCACCTCTTACAGCAAGGGTGACATCTGTTCGACTCCTTTTCCCTCCCTCCGAGTTGGAGTTGGCTGGAACAGACAAGGCTCGTCTGGACCTCTGCTGTTGAACAGGTTTCAGTTGTTGGGCCAAGGCTTCAAACTTATGGATTGTACTTTGCACCGAGTCCAAAGAGGGAGAATGAAGAAGTTTTTTGTCCTGCCGCTTGGTGGCTCTAAGTGGCTGAGAATCAAACACATCCTCATCCCCATGGCTATCAGAATGTGTGCCTGCAGAAGTTTTCTGACTTTTGCAATCATAACCCGCTGTAAAATTCCCTTTAACATTCTGCTTGATACATCTTGATGTTGCATTGCTAGTCAACACAAAGTTCTTGCTCTTTGCTCGACCTAAAGACATGGTGCAGAGATCTCGATGAGCCCCATATTCTTTACCTTGAGTATTTTCTGAAGCTTTACGCAGTGGAGGTTGGAATAATGTATCTCTCATGGCTGGCCTGTCCTTGGACCAGTGGGCTACTGAAGATTCAGTGTCATTCAAAACTGATGAAACTCCATCTGACTCCTGACTCCTCCAGTGGCTAAGAGGAGAGAGGGATGCAGGCCCAAATGTGGAATTTATGGCTGACTTGCTTTCAGAAAGGTTCTGTGCAGATCCTGAAGAAGTGGTTGGAGTAGAGTTACACTTGGCACCAACTAGGTCCTGTGTGCTGTTTTGAGTCCTAACTTGTTCCACCAAGTTTTGGCTTCTGGTCAGTTCCTTGAGTTCTGAGCCAACAGCCTTTGTGTCTGTAAAACAAAGCCTTAGTTCACTTCTGCCCAAACCAGAGTCATCTTGTGTTTGAAGTCTGCTGTATGTCCCTTCATCCTTGGAGCTCTGGTTCTCCATGGGTTTAAGTTGGGAATTCAGAGATCGACCTCCACTTGTCTGCTCTAGAGTATGACTTATTTGGACAAACTTTAAAGGCATGGCTCCCATCTCACTTTCACCTAGAGAGGAAATATTTTTCTCAGTTCTTCTTGCAGTCAGGCTCAAGGCATTGTATGCTTGGACTCGtgataaaacacttttaaattCACTGCTGTCTTTACCCAATGCCCTGTTCTCTGAAGCATTTTCTTCCTTCTTCTGTGCCTCAAAACTCCCTGATTGGTTAACCGGGATACTGTCTGATACTGTTCCTTTCAATCCCAAATCCAATCTCCAGCCCAGGCTTTTGCTCCTGGCCCTTCCTCTTGGTGCAACGTCTACGTTACAATCAGCCACCTTATTTATCACATTATCTCTGAGCCTGGAGTCAGTTTCACTGGCCCTGTCATGATATAAAGAGAACAACTCATTCAACGCAGTTTTTCTCCCTCCAGGTTCTTCATTTTTGAGGACTACTGCCTCATTTTCAAAGATTCTCCGCAGACCCTCTAGATTTTTCTTTGAGCCAAGGTTTGCAGGAAGTGTTTTTGCAGAACGCACATTAAACCTTGTAGCCACTGAGCCCAGGTCTGTTCCAGCCAAGTGACTTGTAGCTGGCGCCGCAGTGCTGTTTGACGACATGGTATCTTGGAGTCCTCTACTCCTGACGGATGCCCTTTGTAGTGGATCAAGCTGCTGACATTTGTTTTGTCCAAGAGGCAAACTCATTTTACAAGATATCCCTTTTCAGTGTATGTCACTGTCCTGCTAGGGCTTCAGGATAAATGATCCCAACTTCCATTTCTCAAAAGCCTCCATAGGTACATTTATTCTGTCAATTCTTACACAATAGTGTGACTACTGAGTAGAAAAAAAGGGGTCATAAAACATATGTATATACTCCAAATAATTCCCAGAAGTCTGTGTTGTAATGCTGCCTCGGTGTTATGTTGATAGCAACAATGGAAACAGAAGGAGccttaagaaataaatattgctCTTTTCAGTCCAAATCCAGACATGCAAGATTTCACAGTGAAGAGGTCACAATAGACCACAAACTTTGACTGAGGCTGTGGGCTCGCCGTGAGGACTGAGTCCTGTCTTCACTTCTCTTACGTGTGAGGATGCTGACAGCCCCTCTGAAATATCCTGCAGGTCAAAAGAcaaattatgttcattttatttggaATACAGTTCTGAAAAGTATGTGGAAAAATGACCAAGCCACAGATCTACATTCAGTGCATTTTCCTACATTCACTAAGGCTGCAAATGGattcaattaaacaaatttacagCACACTCAACTAGATCTGGAGAATGCAAAGAACCCCCCAAGAACACAGTCACATGCGCAATAAACAACTTGCTTAGTAGCTCGAAAGCAGTTAGGCCATGAAACCAAGGTCTATCACTGAAGCCTGAAATCAGTGTGATTGTCAGGAAACGAAGAAAATGCTCTCCACAAGGCCTAAATCATAGCTACATTCCAGTTTGATAAAAGGCACTGATCTGGTGTTGTATAGTGAAAACGCACACTGAATGCCCaatctgagagaaaaaaaaaagcccaaatgCAGAATACTGTAAAATcaccaaaatgtaaaaatggtgcTTGAAAGTTAGTGcttgaaataatttttatagCAGATTTCTAGAACCTAAAACATTCTTGAATTTGAAGGTCTCTTAAGAGTCATTTCATTTCCCAAAACAGTCGCCCTCACCAGAGCAGAAATTGTTTAGGACGTTCAGGATCAACCAGTGAACCACCAAGTTTCAAGCCTGCTGGAACACCAACTAGGAACATTCAACCTAATACTCACTTTAGGTACTAACCCTAACTCCCAGATATGTAATAATAGATTGTTTTTCAATAAATAGATGACCACTCCTTTGTTAAATCTTGTTCTCTTTTCCTTCCCGAAAACGCTTTCGGCCATATATGAACAAAACCAAATGGGTTCAGGAACCCCTGTGTGCAAATGtttttgatgcattttaataTCATGGTGGATTCGAAGTTTGGTATTAGACTTCCTGAATGCACAGCATATCCAAACAAAACCTATTTTAATTAACCCTATCTGTGGTCTACATATAGGCTGGTAGTCCAGACTGGCAGTGTGAGCAGCTACACCACTCTGTACGGGAAAATGGATCTATAGCATGCAAGTgttcttttacattaaaatacaaattatgACCAGTGCTTCCTCTGGGTTCAGGGATGGAACTTGGTAGACAGTTTTACTTTCGTGGGAATAGAACACTCCTGCTTTACATGTAAGATCAAAGATGGTATTGCTAAACACCTTGTGCATTCAGTATCACCTCACATACCCAAGGAATGCGCTCAGGAAACAGCTACTCCCTGAATCTATGTATCTGTTTACAAGAGTATCATGCCATGGCTACTCCGTCACTCACGCACACATACGACAAAACCTGATTCAACTGGAAAAACACATCAGGCAACAATCCTCACAAAGGCACAATGCACGCCAGTGTCTCGGCCTTGCATACCACAGAAAGAAAGCAAACGTGTGGAGGCAAAAGTTGGAGTGCAACTTTTCAGGATGTTGACGTGCGGGAGCCACACTGATCTGTACCATTCAACCAATAATTGAGCCACAGCGTTAACCCCAGCCCTGTCAACCAGTACctacacat includes the following:
- the LOC114788152 gene encoding uncharacterized protein LOC114788152: MSLPLGQNKCQQLDPLQRASVRSRGLQDTMSSNSTAAPATSHLAGTDLGSVATRFNVRSAKTLPANLGSKKNLEGLRRIFENEAVVLKNEEPGGRKTALNELFSLYHDRASETDSRLRDNVINKVADCNVDVAPRGRARSKSLGWRLDLGLKGTVSDSIPVNQSGSFEAQKKEENASENRALGKDSSEFKSVLSRVQAYNALSLTARRTEKNISSLGESEMGAMPLKFVQISHTLEQTSGGRSLNSQLKPMENQSSKDEGTYSRLQTQDDSGLGRSELRLCFTDTKAVGSELKELTRSQNLVEQVRTQNSTQDLVGAKCNSTPTTSSGSAQNLSESKSAINSTFGPASLSPLSHWRSQESDGVSSVLNDTESSVAHWSKDRPAMRDTLFQPPLRKASENTQGKEYGAHRDLCTMSLGRAKSKNFVLTSNATSRCIKQNVKGNFTAGYDCKSQKTSAGTHSDSHGDEDVFDSQPLRATKRQDKKLLHSPSLDSVQSTIHKFEALAQQLKPVQQQRSRRALSVPANSNSEGGKRSRTDVTLAVRGDWDNGGMRKTSIERGIFMRSSSVDEAGLRKNACERSDSITQLPQHKPQNEPHTFRVRTKEDIHTDEPDFSISRARTKPINKEWINGSMRYSSLPQQPNSSDKSTTTEEDGDKTPTNSPFTLPLVSPLQAHLQSLTPIRAQNPQEDTILLPKKITDHNKSTVNSPPSSQPDLSTPVPVTCSSPNDCPPLNRLVLLDKTVDSGPLSTSVARWSSEEEDSEDYDDDDEDSDCESTVTITSQVSKSDRRSFSLSLADLCNAGGLDYCLPDDTGSNPGEYGSHRSASMSSDISGLSCVTLLGTEELENLLQDVCSLGDDTLQNYDEVKVVVLHKDVGSGLGFTMAGGVDQNKPITVHKVFPHGAAAQEGSICEGDQVLSINGTALQDAGHSEAIHTLRKARGQGTAVVVLKRDKATEQHRKRNGTKGHTGTGTGNSFPSLSLTQQGTSGQRIKLVLQKRTFDLGFSLEGGVASSLGDKPLTVQKLFQGGPVGQVLPGDEILEVQGKSLTGLRRLEAWQLIKKLPPGPVEVILHRPPLQLH